TAATGTTGGACCTACGAGGAAAGCCAATTGGATGGTTATTCTAGATGACCAATTTTACACATGGTTCACCTAAAGATAAGTGAATTGGAGTGATGTTGTGCTGATTATGTGATGTATGTGATGCCATGCTATCTAAGTGTTTGAATGCATGCTTATATGATGTCATGTTTGACCTATTTGGGATATGTGGATTCCATAACATCGTACTTATGATTGACTTACTTAGCTATGCTGACACTTGTTTCTTTTCTTATTGTTTGCCTTTCATTGGTATAGGTAACATAGTCTGATGGCCGGTGAGGATGAGGTCTTTTGGGTAGTTATTTAAAATTGCTTTCGTGATGATACTGTATGGACACATCGTTTAGTTTCCGTAACACTTGGTTTTTGAGAACTTGTTTTGGGTTGGTTTTATGAACTTTAATTTTGATGAATATTATTTTTGGTAATAAAAGTAGCATTGAAGACGTcttcataaatttaaaataagACTTCCGCTAATATATTCtagttaaaaaaaatgtttaaaataaaaagaaaagtttTGAGTGAAAAATCACGATGTTACGTTAACCTATTTCGTAAAAGATGCATGACATTTTATTTCTCACTCTCTACGTTATATCAATTTCTTCcggttttattttattgttcttttaTTGACTTTAGATATATACGCTACTAGTTCAAAATATCTTACTTATGTAATTTAAATCTTCCTTCATATTATTTAAATGAAACTTAGTTGCATATTTAATATCTTTTACTTAGATGTATATTAAGTATGTTTGAAATTATTAATGTGAACTTTTGGATTATGAATCTATTTGTATACTTTCTTTTCATCTCGTGACATTTTTTAGTTGATATTAAAAGTCTACGTAAATCGTTAACCTTTACGTGATCTCTACCTTAGATTCTAGGTTAatgtaaaatatattttgttaataatatatTTCTTGTTGGTTTCATTTTGGGTAACCTTCATATTCATCCAAATTTTAATTGTGATCCTCATCAAAATCGCCCTAaaatagtatcttagtatcgtgATCTTTTTGTTTGATTCTAATTCATTATTTATTTGTCATTTTCAAATTACAACTCCATTTTGTATAAATACTTAAACACTATTATCTTTTTACGTTAAACCTCATTATGTTTTTGTCATATCATACGAACTAACATTATTTAACCATGCTATAAAACCCGTGTTTCTTTTTGAAGCAATAAAGTTATAGCATAACTTTCATACCTAAGTTTTTATGAATGTGTGTGTGCTTTAGCACATGTCATATTCTTCCCGTATAATTACTTAATATTAATAGGTTATTCATTAGTAAAAATTAAACATGTATTAAACCACATTAAATCTAACAATGACCTTTTACAATATTAATAGATTTTTAGTTAGACGTCGTCTACATCTCGATTTAACCAACTCAGATGCAACAATACATGTCCACTCGTGTAAGGCAACATACTCATGTAACTATCTCGATTTAACCAACTCAGATGCAACAATACATGTCCACTCGTGTAAGGCAACATATTCATGTAACTGTTAGAATGTAAATATATAAATGTATTTACAAAGGTCTCGTAAATTTTTCTTGTACTCACAAACTCATCATTTGTCTTATGCTTCAAAAAATATGAGGCAGTAAAACAAACAAACACTAATATATTGAACAAAATTAATTTTCAAGCAATGATTATTAGACACTTAGATTTGGTTTTCAAAAATTGGTCGATGTATGATTACTTAatctaaatatatattttttttattttttatcattATACAAAATATTTTCAACAAAACCTATTACTAATATAAAGTTTATTGATCAGTTATAATGTATAATGATTAAAGAGCCGCATCTATTAcgttacatttattgtaattaacgATCTGTTCTGTCATACTGTAGTTCATAATTTTTCGTTATACTATCCATAACTTGTTAACGAATTTACAAATTCACGCGGTAAAAGATTAGTtgcaataataataattttttttgtgtataAGGTTTAAAGACGGGTTCAAATGATAATATTGTTAAAGCTATAAACTATTGGTAATACATATTTTTGAAATTTAGGAAACAAATTTATTAGAAAAATATCccataaaattatataaattggTGTAGGAGGAGGCCTCAAAACAAAACCTCACCCCGTTTGGCCTAAATTACCCTAACACCCCGCCTCTCTCCCCAAGACAAAAATTCTTTCTCCGAGTCGGGCATATAATTATAGGCTGCGACCCTCGAGTTTATTTCTATGAAATACCCATTTCAACTTTTCAAAAATTAGGACGAATTCCTTTCTTAATAGCTAGCGACGCAGTGTGGTTTTGCTTGGGGCGACCTTATTTTCACCTCTCCAACACGACGATTGTTAATCTGCGCCATTTCGGGACAGCCATTAAAGCTCTTTACCTTCAGGTCTGATTGATGCTCCTTTAGTGAAGAATTAAATTTCTAAAAAGCTTCAATTTCCGTGATTTTTATATGCATGTATGCGCCATTTGTGCACTACATAATGCAGAAGCATTGAATTGTTAGGGATTTTGATTGAAAGCTAGTTCCAGTTTTCTGAATTGAAGAAATTTGAGGTTTTGTATGGGACATGAGTGTTGGTCCATTGGTGTATGATAAATGGAATGTGATGGTAACATGCCCGGATCAAGTGAAGGATTGCTTGAAattgggctagggtttgatgCAAATTCTGATGTTAGCAAAACTAGGGTTGAGAAGTCGGATATGGAAAAATTGGGGAAAAAGAAAAGATCTTCTGAAATCAAATCTGGATTTGATTCTGATGATGATGAGCCGATTGGTTCTATGTTTAAGATTAAAAACAGAAGGAACCTTAAGAAGGTTAAGGTTGAAAATGATGTGTCTGAAGATCAGGAATTCGGTGGTATGGATGACACATTGGCTACTTTTAGAAAGAAAATAAAGGGCCCAAAGGTGGCTAGGGCTATTGCACCAAAAGGCAGTGATTTAAACACCGATTTGAATGAACCCATGAATGAATCATCAATTGGGGCTGTGAAAAGTGAAGATATGACTGCAAAATTGGTCTCAAACACAATGACAAAAGAACAGATCCCATCTGAAGATGGAGTTATTGTCAGAGAAGGGTTGAAAAACAGTGGTAAAGAGAAAAGTAAGAAACCCAAGAATAAATCAACAAAGAAGAAGGGTTCTGGTGGGACAAATTTGACAGAAAACAGTGTGGATGATCATTTAGAAGATTCCTTATCAGTTTTGCTTCAGAAAGCTCGCAAAAGCTCGAAACTTAAGCAGGTTAAGTCAACTCAACCTCATAAAGATggagttgaccaaaaccctaatgaTTCAGTTTGTGAATTGGATACCACTCCAGTTGAGAAATCACAAAATGACAAGGATATGGTTCCTATTTCAGTACCTGAATGTTCAAAGTTTTCTCCCAAGAGTCAAAGATTAGAAGAAGATGAAAGGTTACCAGACCACTCTAGTAAAGACCCTACTGGAAACAATGGTTTTAAAGATGATTCAAATCATTCTGTTGTAGCAAAGTTGTCCCATGATCTTTCTGAGATTCAAGTTCATAATGAAAAAAAGGAACCCTCAAGTCCTATCCATGAGAGTCTGCCAATTGTAGAGTCCATTGACCGTTTGGACGATAGTCAACACCAGATTCAAGGTGCTTCAATGGAAGAGCCTGAAAATGTTTCTGTTTCTTCACAAAAGGAAAACACATCAGCATCAAATGGTAGATTGTCTCCTGTTTCATTAGGAGAATGCAATGAGGAGACTCCATCAATTGCCACAGATCAAAATGAAGCATCTGCAAGTGACAATGAAACGAAAGAaaatcatcaaacagttggcAGGCGTATTGTGCGACAGGCTAAAAGGCATAGGCATGATGACATGGCGTATGAGGGGGATGCTGATTGGGATATACTGATTCATGAACAGAATTTTCTTGCAAATCATCAAGAAGGAGGAGACAAAGGACATTCAATTAAAACAAAGGGCAAACAAGATTTCTTCATGGAAGCAGAAACTGGTGGAACAGCAGCTGTTTCAGTTGGACTCAAAGCTCGTGCTGCTGGACCTGTTGAGAAGATTAAATTTAAAGAATTATTCAAACGTAAAGGAGGACTTCAAGAATATATAGACTGCAGGTTCATTTctataaatcttttttttttttttttcaatttcaagAATATTTAACATCTCATTCTCATCATATTTGTATACTCTTGCTACAGGAATCATATTCTACATCTCTGGAATAAAGATGTAACTCGCATATTGCCTCTTTCAGAATGTGGAATATCTAATGAACATCCACAGGCTTCTCTTGTTAAAGATATCTACTCATTTCTTGACCAATATGTAAGTTCTTTGAATTAAACCTCATCTATTCTTGAAAAAAACTTCGTTTTGGTTTCTAACAACTAACAAGATATTCAACAGGGTTACATAAACTTTGGAGTTGCTTCCAAGAAAGAGATGTCAGATGCCAATGTGAAGCACAATTTCAAGCTTTCAGGAGATGACAACAGTGGAAGAAAAACTTTGGATGATGGGGTTTCCTTTATTCTTGGTAGTACTACTAAAACTGATGATAACTTGACAGATGAAAATGATCCAAAAACCGAACTTTTAGAAGGGGTTTTCAGAAAAGATAAAGTTGCTGATGTGTCATCCATGGTGGCAGAGTGTAAACCCCATTCACCTTCTTCCAACTGCCATGCTGGACAACCACCCCACAATCTTGTAATTGATCAAAAGGAACCGAGTGTATGTATGCAATGTGATTCAGAAACAAAAAGCAAAAAAATCATAGTAATTGGAGGGGGTCCAGCTGGACTAACTGCAGCCCGCCATTTACAGAGACAGGGGTGCCACGTCACCATCCTAGAGGCCAGGGGTAGAATCGGCGGGCGTGTTTTTACAGATTATTCATCCCTTTCAGTTCCAGTAGATCTTGGAGCTAGTATCATCACTGGTGTAGAAGCTGATGTCACTTCACAAAGAAGACCAGATCCTTCTTCATTAATTTGTGCACAATTAGGGCTTGAATTAACTGTTTTAAACAGCGATTGTCCCCTTTATGACACTGTCACAGGTCAAAAAGTTCCTACAGATTTAGATGAAGCTTTGGAGGCTGAATACAACGGTTTACTTGATGACATGTCATTGGTTGTTGCCCAGAAGGGTAATCAAGCAATGCAGATGTCTTTAGAAGAGGGCTTGGAATTAGGGCTCAAAATCCGAAGATCTGAAGACAATAAAAatagtaataaagatgaaatctTGAATCCTCTTGAAAGAAGAGTCATGGATTGGCATCTTGCTCATTTGGAATACGGTTGTGCTGCTTCTTTACAAGATGTGTCTTTACCTTATTGGAATCAAGATGACATTTATGGTGGATTTGGTGGGGCCCACTGTATGATTAAAGGTGGTTATGGTGCTATTGTTGATTCTTTAAAAGATGGACTACATATCCACTTAAACCATATGGTTACCGATGTATGCTATCAAACAGAGAAAGATGGGAAAGATTCATCACAGAAGAAAGTCAAAGTTTTGACCCAAAATGGGAAAGAATTTAGTGGAGATGCGGTTTTGATCACAATCCCACTCGGGTGTCTAAAAAGAGAAACAATCAACTTCTCTCCAAAATTACCTGATTGGAAACATTCTTCAATTCAAAAACTCGGTTTTGGCGTTCTTAACAAAGTCATCTTGGAGTTTCCGGAAGTTTTTTGGGATGATTCGGTTGACTATTTTGGAGCTACAGCAGAAGAAACCGATCAAAGGGGTTGGTGTTTTATGTTTTGGAATGTCAAAAAGACGGTCAACGCCCCTGTCCTCATAGCATTAGTAGTAGGAAAAGCTGCAGTCAACCGCCAAGATTTGACTCCTTCTGACCATGTCACTCACGCCTTAGCAACCCTCCGGAAGCTTTTTGGGGAAACTAAGGTTCACAATCCAGTTGCATCTGTAGTAACGGATTGGGGGCGGGACCCGTTTAGCTATGGTGCTTATTCATATGTTGCAGTAGGGGCATCTGGGGAAGATTATGACACATTAGGAAAACCTATTAACAACTGTTTGTTTTTTGCTGGTGAAGCTACATGTAAAGAGCATCCAGACACTGTTGGAGGGGCAATGATGAGTGGGATGAGGGAAGCTGTTCGTATAATTGACTTGTTGACCACTGGAAATGATTTTGTTTCAGAAATTGAAGCGATTGCTGCTGCTAAAAGGCATTCAGATAGTGAAAAGAGTGAAGTTAGAGACATTATTAGGAAACTCGATGCTATTGATCTTACAAATGTTCATAAGAATGAGACAAAAGAGGGATTGTTACAGAATATGTTTTTGAATGCAAAGAGTAGAGCTGGAAGATTGCATCTTGCTAAAGAGCTGTTGAGTCTTCCTTCTGATTTGCTTAAATCATTTGCTGGAACTAAAGAAGGACTTGGGATTCTCAACTCATGGATCTTGGTAAGTTCCTCTCATGATCCATTTTATGTTTTTAACAAtatcaatataataatattaactAATATACCCTTTATGTGATATTACAACTAATAGGATTCAATGGGGAAGAATGGGACTCAACTATTGCGACATTGTGTTCGTCTTCTTGTGCTTGTGTCTACAGATCTACTTGCAGTTCGTCTCTCAGGTAGTTTATCTCATGtcataaattcataatttttttaattattagtttatataaatgattaaatgATAAATACAGGTATAGGAAAAACTGTAAAAGAGAAGGTATGTGTGCATACAAGCAGAGATATACGTGCAATAGCAAGTCAACTTGTGAGTGTTTGGGTTGAGATTTTCAGAAAGGAGAAGGCGTCTAATGGGGGGTTGAAGTTACTCAGGCAATCAAGTGCAGCAGATGCTTCTAGAACCAAATCTTTAGCTTCCGGGAAGCCGCCACTGCGGGCCCACCATACTTCATCGGAGAACAGGGCGGTGAAGGGCGGCGGCAGCAGCAACAACCCTTTATCTGTGAATCCAAACAGTAGAAAAGGAAAACCTGAAAGTAAGCCTTCTAGTTCTCAAGGTTCAGGTGGAAGACAAAATTGTAAGGAGGAGGATGACAAAGATTTTCCCATGTCTGAAGAGGAACAGGCGGCTTTTGATGCTGCTGAAGCCGCCCGTGCTGCCGCCATTGCAGCTGCTGAGGTTTgtctttttctttttctgttaATAAATGCAAATAATGATATATGTCTGTCTGTCTGGATACACTCTTCAGTTTTTGAACCTAATGAACTGTTTGAAtatgagtaaatgaccattttacccttctgaacATCAACAAAAAGTACACTTTTCAGTTTTTGAATCTAATGAACTGTTTGCATATGAGTAGATGACCATTTTATTTTTACCCTTCTGAGCACCAACAAAAAGTACACTCTTCAGTTTTTGAAACTAATGAAATGTTTGAATAtatgagtaaatgaccattttacccttctattttACCCTTTTGGACTCATTCGACCATTTCATTATTCAAATAGGTTTGTGTTTTCATACCACAAAGTTGTCATTTACAAGAGACAAACATATTTAGGGCATCCAAatctttcaatttttttttttcttattaaggcattttacaatgctataataggaaaaaaaaaatgaaacaaaagttgattgctatttctCACTTCCAATCTTTTTATACCTTAAATACACATGTGCAAAGTTTCTAACTTTGTAATAATTTCAGGCATACGCATCATCGGGTGTCAAATGCAACACCCCATTACAACTTCCAAAAATACCCTCCTTCCACAAATTCGCAAGGCGGGAACAATACGCCCAAATGGACGATTCTGACCTCCGGAAGAAGCTAGCTGGCGGCAATGTTGGGCGGCAGGATTCCATATCCGAAATTGATTCAAGAAACTGCAGAGTCAGAGACTGGTCGGTTGACTTTTCCGGTGGTGGAGTCAACCTTCCGGACACCCGGTCCCACCACTCAAACGAAGTGAGCAGCTACCGAGAACATTCCGGAGAAAGCACTGGTGTTGACAGCAGCAACATCTTTACAAAAGCATGGGTGGATAGTGCGGGGAGTGAAGGGATAAAAGACCATAATGCCATTGAAAGATGGCAGTCTCAAGCTGCAGCTGCTGTTGATTCTGAGTTTTATCATAGGGGTAGTTTTGTCATGGATGAAGAAGATTCAAATTCAAATATGAAATTGGGAATGGCAAATGAGAGTTCGGCTTCACAGGTGACTAGTGTGAATAGGGAGTTGGTGGGAAATCAGCCTAGAGGAGTAGATAATATTAAACAAGCTGTTGTTGATTACGTGGCATCACTTTTAATGCCTCTTTATAAAGCTAGAAAGATTGATAAAGATGGGTATAAATCCATCATGAAGAAAACAGCTACAAAGGTAAAAGTGATTTatacctcttttttttttttttttttctatttcattctcaaaaaatttatatttgaattctgactttttatttttttattttaaaggtaatgGAGCAGACTACGGATGCGAAAAAAGCAATGGCTGTTTTCGAGTTTCTTGATTTTAAGCGGAAAAACAAGGTATGGATTTGGATGAGGAGGGCGTTTATGTCTTTTTGTATTGAACCGTtattgatttgattttttttttgacattcAGATCCGGGCATTTGTGGACAAGTTAATAGAGAGGCATATGGCAATGAAGGCAGATACTAAATCTGGATGTTCGTGAACATGAAcaattttatatgcttttagaaaaaaataataatataaaaaatatttgaaGTACAAGACAAGACAAGAGAGATAGATATGTTTATGTTTTAAGCATATACTATCCTTTGTGGGTATTAGAGTTAGAGATATATGGTCACATCCATTTATGGAAAAAGTCTATAGAGTTATCATGACTTTTGGTATATGGGTTCTTTGCTAATTGAAATTGTAATTTAGTTAGGAAGTGAAAACCCATTTCTACCCTCCAGGGTTTCAAtaggacaatttttttttttttttctttttctcccaATTGATTATCTTTCGTGAAAATCTGTACAGCTTATTAGATTGACATTGACCCCCTGGCAACAAGTTTATACAAGACAATTTTCTCTTAAAACACATTTCTTCCATTTTATGATCTCCTCAAACGAGGGCAATTACGTCTTTTCTCTGAGAGTGAGTCCCTATTGTTCCACATTTCTGGTTGAGAGAtaaaaaatttaagttttttgTCCCTTGAAGTCGGTTTTAGTCAAACACAGTGCAATATATTCTGTCATGTGGGGCCTACAGGTGTC
The genomic region above belongs to Lactuca sativa cultivar Salinas chromosome 4, Lsat_Salinas_v11, whole genome shotgun sequence and contains:
- the LOC111893474 gene encoding lysine-specific histone demethylase 1 homolog 3, which encodes MECDGNMPGSSEGLLEIGLGFDANSDVSKTRVEKSDMEKLGKKKRSSEIKSGFDSDDDEPIGSMFKIKNRRNLKKVKVENDVSEDQEFGGMDDTLATFRKKIKGPKVARAIAPKGSDLNTDLNEPMNESSIGAVKSEDMTAKLVSNTMTKEQIPSEDGVIVREGLKNSGKEKSKKPKNKSTKKKGSGGTNLTENSVDDHLEDSLSVLLQKARKSSKLKQVKSTQPHKDGVDQNPNDSVCELDTTPVEKSQNDKDMVPISVPECSKFSPKSQRLEEDERLPDHSSKDPTGNNGFKDDSNHSVVAKLSHDLSEIQVHNEKKEPSSPIHESLPIVESIDRLDDSQHQIQGASMEEPENVSVSSQKENTSASNGRLSPVSLGECNEETPSIATDQNEASASDNETKENHQTVGRRIVRQAKRHRHDDMAYEGDADWDILIHEQNFLANHQEGGDKGHSIKTKGKQDFFMEAETGGTAAVSVGLKARAAGPVEKIKFKELFKRKGGLQEYIDCRNHILHLWNKDVTRILPLSECGISNEHPQASLVKDIYSFLDQYGYINFGVASKKEMSDANVKHNFKLSGDDNSGRKTLDDGVSFILGSTTKTDDNLTDENDPKTELLEGVFRKDKVADVSSMVAECKPHSPSSNCHAGQPPHNLVIDQKEPSVCMQCDSETKSKKIIVIGGGPAGLTAARHLQRQGCHVTILEARGRIGGRVFTDYSSLSVPVDLGASIITGVEADVTSQRRPDPSSLICAQLGLELTVLNSDCPLYDTVTGQKVPTDLDEALEAEYNGLLDDMSLVVAQKGNQAMQMSLEEGLELGLKIRRSEDNKNSNKDEILNPLERRVMDWHLAHLEYGCAASLQDVSLPYWNQDDIYGGFGGAHCMIKGGYGAIVDSLKDGLHIHLNHMVTDVCYQTEKDGKDSSQKKVKVLTQNGKEFSGDAVLITIPLGCLKRETINFSPKLPDWKHSSIQKLGFGVLNKVILEFPEVFWDDSVDYFGATAEETDQRGWCFMFWNVKKTVNAPVLIALVVGKAAVNRQDLTPSDHVTHALATLRKLFGETKVHNPVASVVTDWGRDPFSYGAYSYVAVGASGEDYDTLGKPINNCLFFAGEATCKEHPDTVGGAMMSGMREAVRIIDLLTTGNDFVSEIEAIAAAKRHSDSEKSEVRDIIRKLDAIDLTNVHKNETKEGLLQNMFLNAKSRAGRLHLAKELLSLPSDLLKSFAGTKEGLGILNSWILDSMGKNGTQLLRHCVRLLVLVSTDLLAVRLSGIGKTVKEKVCVHTSRDIRAIASQLVSVWVEIFRKEKASNGGLKLLRQSSAADASRTKSLASGKPPLRAHHTSSENRAVKGGGSSNNPLSVNPNSRKGKPESKPSSSQGSGGRQNCKEEDDKDFPMSEEEQAAFDAAEAARAAAIAAAEAYASSGVKCNTPLQLPKIPSFHKFARREQYAQMDDSDLRKKLAGGNVGRQDSISEIDSRNCRVRDWSVDFSGGGVNLPDTRSHHSNEVSSYREHSGESTGVDSSNIFTKAWVDSAGSEGIKDHNAIERWQSQAAAAVDSEFYHRGSFVMDEEDSNSNMKLGMANESSASQVTSVNRELVGNQPRGVDNIKQAVVDYVASLLMPLYKARKIDKDGYKSIMKKTATKVMEQTTDAKKAMAVFEFLDFKRKNKIRAFVDKLIERHMAMKADTKSGCS